The following nucleotide sequence is from Coffea eugenioides isolate CCC68of chromosome 3, Ceug_1.0, whole genome shotgun sequence.
cacttaatgtgatatatcTTCAAATACACAATTcagtaatttaatttttttagataAAACTTGcttaaaaaataagtgataagtaaTTCAattatcacttaatgtgatatatcTTCAAATACACAATTCAGTAATTTAATGAAATcagaattcaaatttcaaattttaatttttagattttgattttattAAACATGCCCTTACTCCCTTACTCTCGTCTGCCAATTgccaaatttttgtttaaaaaaaaaaaaaaaaggatacataaattgataattttcacttttcatcTTTGCATGCATTAGAGTCCTTTGAGTCCATGTTGAAGAAAGTGAGAAAAGCAATAACCCTTGGAAAAGGGGCGGACATCTTTGAAGAAACATTGCataaagggggaaaaaaaagagtggAGAATAATTCGCACCAAGCAAAATTTGGAGAGTCCAAAACCAAACAAATATCATCATCAAAGCCGTACCAGAGGCAGAGGAGAAAAAGACACCTCTTCACTCACTAGTGGCATTACTCTCGGCAGTCGTCTGGTATGCTTTGTTTGCTGCATAGCAAAATTACCGGTAATGGTGAACCTCAAACCTTTGACTTCCCATCTTCGACAAACGTCAGCCAATGAATTATATATTCTAAACTCGGTAAACCGTAAACCAACTCCCCGCCTTCCGCTCCCACCTCActcttctcctctctctctctccctctctcttttttctttctcttctcagATTCTTGTTTGAGTTTTATCTAAAAAGTAGTTGATCCCAGCTGGTATTGGTTTTCTAGTACTCGTTCTCTTTTTATATTCTCCGCACACACACTCAAACACACGCCTGTTTATGACACTATCAACCCTTTACTAACTGCAATTCTTCCCTCATTTCTCCTACAAAAAACATATTAGAACTGCTAAAGAAAGGTGGTGTGTATGGTCTAGATATACTTGCATTAGAGGAATTGAGATCCTGCTGATCATCAGGGGTTGTATCCAACAGGGTAAGTGGGAATtgcttgtttccttttctttggtgTCTTGAAGGCATATTACATGTATTGGTGCATGATTCCTTTGCAATCCAATTCAATTTTAGTGGtgaaagttttgatttttgagagCTTGACTCTGTTATGGTGATGGTTTCTGTTGTGGGATTTCTAGAATTTTACTTGTAGTACTTACTAGCCTCGTATTGCTGCAATCATGATTGGTGATACGTCTAATGGAAGGAGAAATAATTGATGATGCTTTATACAGAAGAGCAAATCTTTTAGAGATTTTGATCGAACTGTAACTAATTATTGCAGTTTTTCTTTAGCGGTTATACAAGTTCAGAATGCAATTTTGGTTCTTCTATGTTCGTGTTTATTAGGTTTTTTCTAAAGCAAGTTAGTGGAACAGTAATTACTTACTAACTCATTTAGTTTGCAGAAGTTTCGTTGATCAAAGAAATGGTACAATGTTGTAGGCCAAAAGAACCTagagaaataagaaaatgatAGAAATTTCTGCCAGCGTACATGTACTCCAATAGTTCGACTAACTTTTATGGATCCTCGGCTTTCTTATTATATTAGTTCTGTGGGTAGAGTTTCTACGCTTTCTAGTTGTGCTTTTAGAGAAATTAACAGTGGTAATAGATTTCAGTTATATTTAGGACTTCCAAACCTGCACAGTAAGGGGCTCCAGATCGTTGCATGAATCATCTTGTGAGCTTGATGCTCGCAAGGTTGAGGCtcctctgtgtgtgtgtgtttttccCCTCTTTCTGTCTTTCTACCCATTTACCTTACCTAATCTGGTTATAAAGAAATCAAGGAAGGCATGAATGGGTCTAGACCTTTTTCCATTCATATGTAAATTGAACTAaacgtgtttttttttttttaatatctttGCTCTTAcagtcaaaattttcaaaaaatagctAATATGCATTTGTCTTAATTTAGaagattaatttaaaaaaaaatctttatctATATATTACGATATTTTTTCTCAGGTTGAAATATGCATGGAGAGGTGATAAATGATGCAAAGAGAGGAATCGAAATTAGCTTTGGGTATCAATGCAGCTACGAGAATGATAACAATTTATCAAATGGAATTGACATCCCTTGTGCAATAAAAAGCCAAAAAACCAATGGTTCATTCTCTTATTTGTCTGGTGCTGCTTTAAGTGCCAATGCCACATTGGCGAACACAAACATTTGCAACGGATTGATTGGGGAAGAAATATTGCCAACATGGGATTCTCCTAATTCATTTCGGAGGATTCCCTCATCTCCATCTCTCTCAAGGTTGGATCTGTTATCATCTTCTCTTCAAAGTAGCATGTCAAACTTGAGTTGCAGTCCATCGACTCCTAATGAGCTATATGGCTATGATTCCTTTTCTCCAAAGTCAACTAGTGCTCCAAAGAGTGATGGCTTCCTGAACACAACAGAAGTAGAAGTTGCAGGCGGTGCTGCTGGAGAAGATCGAGTCCAAGCTGTTTGTTCTGAAGAGAATCGATGGCTCTTTTGTGCCATATATGATGGCTTCAATGGAAGAGATGCAGCTGATTTTCTTGCTGGAACGTTGTATGATACAATAGGATATCATCTTAACTTACTAGACTTGGAACTTGATCAAGCAGTTATTAAAGCATCTGACTTGTCAAATGCTAATAAATATATCCCTTATGTCTGTGAAGATGACAATTGCTTTGTGACTAGAGATTCATTTGTGGAGCTTGAAAAATCATGCGGTCTAATTAAGGAAAGAGTGCTTGGTAGTCTTCAACGTGCTCTTGCTCAAGCTGAGAATGATTTTCTACACATGGTTGAACAAGAAATGGAAGACCGCCCTGACTTAGTGTCTGTCGGATCTTGTGTATTGGTTGTACTTCTCCATGGAAAGAACTTGTACGTACTAAATGTAGGTGATAGTAGAGCTGTATTAGCGACATGCAGTGAATGCAGTGACATGAATTCTGATGACGGGCTACTAGCTGTGCAGCTCTCTGATACTCATACTGTAgacaatgaagaagaaaaagctcAACTTTTACAAGATCATCCTCATGACTCATCAATCATTGTAGGTGGAAGAGTCAAAGGGAAGTTGAAGGTCACTCGGGCGCTTGGAGTAGGCTACTTGAAGAAGGTAGAGTAACATGATTTTTTCTGCATTTGAAGGATTGCAGTCATATTgcgaaaattaccaaaatatgCATTACCTGTAACCATATCATATCTACATGCTACTATTTTGTACAAGGACTTGAGAGATGTTCTACTGAATTTTTAGATAATTCATCCATTTCCATATCTGCTCCATTCTTTCCTTGCAGAAGCATATGAATGATGTTTTGATGGGCATCCTTCAAGTTCGCAATCTTCTCAGTCCTCCCTACATATCTGTACAACCATCACTAAAAGTGCATGAAATTTCTGACTATGATCACTTCGCTGTTCTTGGGAGTGACGGTTTGTTTGACTTCTTCAGCAATGAAGAAATTGTAAAGCTTGTCTATTCTTATATTTCAAGTTACCCTTCTGGTGATCCAGCAAAGTTCCTTGTTGAGCAGCTTCTTGTAAGAGCAGCAGACTGTGCAGGTATGACCCTTgtgttatatatttttttctttttcagtttttgTGTTGAGGATCAAGGATCAGCAGAGTTCTAAAGGAATTGAgcataaatttttaaatattttagtGTAAAACAATTACACCTTACTCTTCCATGCTAAGAAGATGAAAATTGAGTTTTCAAATTTCTTGGGAATTGGCTACTCAGATTTTTATTCTTTCTGGTATCTTTTAAATCTGTATTTATTGAGTGGAAACCAATTGCATTACTTGGACTTCCATGCCCTActagattgattttttttttttaaaaggcgTATTTTCAATAATTGGGTTGTGGGAGCTGTATCAGTTGGATATTAGTAAGAAGTTTTAGTAATTCTGTGCAGGTTTCACAATTGAGGAGTTGATGAGTATTCCAGCTGGTAGGAGGAGGAAATATCACGATGATATTACAGTAATCGTGATAATCTTGGGGATGAATAAGAGAACGTCAAAAGCATCTGCACGCTTATTATGACTGCAAGAAACTAGAAAAGGAGGGAGGAAAGTTACTCTTTTTCGTTTGGCATTTGGTAGGATAAACTACTATTGATTTGGATTGTATATAATTGCTCTTGTTCATTAAGCATCTCCATCAAACATCTCTATCAATCTGTATAAGTTATAAATTGTTTTCCAATTTCATCAATTGTTTTAAAAGCTTCAGTCGGTGTGAATTCCaaaaggggttttttttttttttataatttttcaaCCATCACACAAACTGGTATATTTTGTAATCTCAATTTTGGGATCATAGGTAGACAGGAGGCTTAAAAAAGAAGCAATTTTAGATATgaagaatcttttttttttttttggggaagagaaggggggggggggggggggttgcaATATGAAGAATCTTTATAAACAAAAGTAGTGAAGAATTTTAGAGGAAACTGTGTCCTACATGACGTGCTAATCTTTTGGGGCCTCTTCCTATCAAAATATTTAGCTCCAATTCAGGAGAAAAAGATTCGCAGTGCAGATTATTATTGGTCGATCCAGTCTCATCATGTTTCGTCTTTGCATATTGACATGATTCCTCTTGTTAGTGCTCAACTTTGTACCCTCTGGACctttcaagatttccaaatGTAATCTATGCCTGCTACTTTAAGTGTTTCCATGCCCACCAGTAAACGAAGGACCTAGCTTGCACCACATCAAACAACCTCTCTGATTCCCCCTATAGGAGATCCAAGACAATTCCTTGCTGCTAAGTTATAATGGAGTGTTACTTTATTTGCTTGGGTATGGTAAAACCATGAATTGAATGGTAACGAGTAATTTACAAATGATCAAAGAAGTACACACTAATCATCGTTGCTGAGGTACTTGAGATTCGAATAGGTGAAGTTACAAGTGTAGTTTTTTTTCATTATCTtttccctcctcctcctcctttccTGTTTCAGGTGggaaatgtgataaatctttacaCTAAAATCCAGACAGCTGTGTGGTAACTGAAGTGAAAACTCCATTATGATCGAGGAGGACAAGGGTAGAGTTTCAGGTTTCAGCTGTCTTTGCTGGCTTATGTACCCAAACCATCATTGCGAAGTGCCTCTAGTCAAATGATGATGCAGGTTTCCTTTGGACGGACCAGAACAATCAAGAAGTACTCGATTATTGAAAAATACCCACTCTTGCCTCTTGGCCTTTTGAGAGATTTGAAACACAAATATTCAAGCAAGCATGTCTATTCCATTTCAGCTTCCGAATGTCAAATGGGATTTAGAGAATAAAATCAATCATGAGAGCTCTGACCTTATGAAGTTAGCTCTACCAcgtaaaaagaaaatgattttcTGTGGGGAACGGCCTTCAATAGGATATGATTTTGATCAAAGGATGGGGTGTGAATGAGATGCGGCATTCTTGTGAGGAAGAATAAATAGTCAGTCTCCCTGTGAATATTCTTACATGTAAGATTAAGCTGAATTATTCCATTTGTCAAGAGCCTGCTTTAGCTTTCAGCATTTAAGGAGGCTATAAGAGACCACCCGATATG
It contains:
- the LOC113765194 gene encoding probable protein phosphatase 2C 40 — translated: MHGEVINDAKRGIEISFGYQCSYENDNNLSNGIDIPCAIKSQKTNGSFSYLSGAALSANATLANTNICNGLIGEEILPTWDSPNSFRRIPSSPSLSRLDLLSSSLQSSMSNLSCSPSTPNELYGYDSFSPKSTSAPKSDGFLNTTEVEVAGGAAGEDRVQAVCSEENRWLFCAIYDGFNGRDAADFLAGTLYDTIGYHLNLLDLELDQAVIKASDLSNANKYIPYVCEDDNCFVTRDSFVELEKSCGLIKERVLGSLQRALAQAENDFLHMVEQEMEDRPDLVSVGSCVLVVLLHGKNLYVLNVGDSRAVLATCSECSDMNSDDGLLAVQLSDTHTVDNEEEKAQLLQDHPHDSSIIVGGRVKGKLKVTRALGVGYLKKKHMNDVLMGILQVRNLLSPPYISVQPSLKVHEISDYDHFAVLGSDGLFDFFSNEEIVKLVYSYISSYPSGDPAKFLVEQLLVRAADCAGFTIEELMSIPAGRRRKYHDDITVIVIILGMNKRTSKASARLL